In one window of Syngnathus typhle isolate RoL2023-S1 ecotype Sweden linkage group LG7, RoL_Styp_1.0, whole genome shotgun sequence DNA:
- the dapk2b gene encoding death-associated protein kinase 2 isoform X2 → MRTPGMALFKQQAVEDFYDIGEELGSGQFAVVKRCTEKSTGLVFAAKFVKKRQSRASRRGVKREEIEREVDILQQLQHPNVVALHDVYENRTDVVLILELVSGGELFDFLARKESLCEEEATQFIKQILDGVQYLHSKRIAHFDLKPENIMLLDRNVPLPRIKVIDFGLAHKMEAGAEFKNIFGTPEFVAPEIVNYEPLGLEADMWSIGVITYILLSGASPFLGETKQETLGNISAMSYQFDEEFFNNTSELAKSFIRQLLVKDTRKRMNIQEALNHPWIKPHNTRQAMVKRLSIVNLENFKRQYARRRWKLSFRIVALCNHLTRIMKKGHKLPAEDGRDCESDKEEEIEILKRRPRTRKRSSTS, encoded by the exons ATGAGGACACCTGGGATGGCACTTTTCAAGCAGCAGGCTGTGGAGGACTTCTATGACATCGGGGAGGAATTGGGAAG CGGCCAATTTGCGGTGGTCAAGCGTTGCACGGAGAAGAGCACGGGCCTCGTATTCGCCGCCAAGTTCGTCAAGAAGCGGCAGAGTCGGGCCAGCAGACGCGGCGTGAAGCGCGAGGAGATCGAGAGGGAAGTGGACATCCTGCAACAGCTGCAACATCCTAACGTGGTGGCTCTTCACGACGTCTACGAGAACCGCACCGACGTGGTGCTCATCCTTGAGCT CGTTTCCGGCGGAGAGCTTTTCGACTTCCTGGCTCGTAAGGAGTCGCTTTGTGAAGAGGAGGCCACTCAGTTTATCAAGCAGATCCTGGACGGTGTCCAGTACCTCCACTCCAAGAGGATTGCGCATTTTGACCTCAAG CCAGAAAATATAATGCTACTGGACAGGAACGTTCCCCTTCCCCGCATTAAAGTGATCGATTTTGGATTAGCGCACAAGATGGAAGCCGGAGcggagtttaaaaatatttttggaactCCTGAATTTGTTG CTCCGGAGATTGTTAATTATGAGCCTCTGGGGTTGGAGGCTGATATGTG GAGCATTGGAGTCATCACGTACATACT tttgaGCGGCGCCTCACCTTTCCTGGGTGAGACAAAGCAGGAAACGTTAGGGAACATCTCAGCCATGAGCTACCAATTTGACGAGGAGTTCTTCAACAACACCAGTGAGCTGGCCAAGAGCTTCATCAGACAGCTGCTGGTGAAAGACACAAG gAAACGAATGAACATACAAGAGGCGCTCAACCATCCGTGGATTAAG CCTCACAATACAAGACAAGCGATGGTCAAGAGGTTGTCAATAGTCAACTTGGAGAACTTCAAGAGGCAATACGCCCGACGTAGGTGGAAG ctctcATTCCGGATCGTTGCCCTGTGCAATCACTTAACTCGGATCATGAAGAAGGGCCACAAATTGCCAGCGGAGGACGGG AGGGATTGTGAAAGCGACAAGGAAGAAGAAATTGAAATCCTGAAGAGGCGGCCGAGGACCAGAAAGAGAAGCAGCACTTCCTGA
- the dapk2b gene encoding death-associated protein kinase 2 isoform X1: MRTPGMALFKQQAVEDFYDIGEELGSGQFAVVKRCTEKSTGLVFAAKFVKKRQSRASRRGVKREEIEREVDILQQLQHPNVVALHDVYENRTDVVLILELVSGGELFDFLARKESLCEEEATQFIKQILDGVQYLHSKRIAHFDLKPENIMLLDRNVPLPRIKVIDFGLAHKMEAGAEFKNIFGTPEFVAPEIVNYEPLGLEADMWSIGVITYILLSGASPFLGETKQETLGNISAMSYQFDEEFFNNTSELAKSFIRQLLVKDTRKRMNIQEALNHPWIKSFAAPDAEQKAEELKTKRLKEYTVQSRSSMTANNSYASFERFARVVEDIALMESEVTQVAGARRTLRDDLEALLDIYNDKEAWYKEENESTRRQLSRVRYEYRKVEATRRLLREDLSGVGANLGSISEKYQERENQMDALRQELNSELQWLQEVVSSLDPQGAHESCLDIALKELLHQGTPKPLTESN, encoded by the exons ATGAGGACACCTGGGATGGCACTTTTCAAGCAGCAGGCTGTGGAGGACTTCTATGACATCGGGGAGGAATTGGGAAG CGGCCAATTTGCGGTGGTCAAGCGTTGCACGGAGAAGAGCACGGGCCTCGTATTCGCCGCCAAGTTCGTCAAGAAGCGGCAGAGTCGGGCCAGCAGACGCGGCGTGAAGCGCGAGGAGATCGAGAGGGAAGTGGACATCCTGCAACAGCTGCAACATCCTAACGTGGTGGCTCTTCACGACGTCTACGAGAACCGCACCGACGTGGTGCTCATCCTTGAGCT CGTTTCCGGCGGAGAGCTTTTCGACTTCCTGGCTCGTAAGGAGTCGCTTTGTGAAGAGGAGGCCACTCAGTTTATCAAGCAGATCCTGGACGGTGTCCAGTACCTCCACTCCAAGAGGATTGCGCATTTTGACCTCAAG CCAGAAAATATAATGCTACTGGACAGGAACGTTCCCCTTCCCCGCATTAAAGTGATCGATTTTGGATTAGCGCACAAGATGGAAGCCGGAGcggagtttaaaaatatttttggaactCCTGAATTTGTTG CTCCGGAGATTGTTAATTATGAGCCTCTGGGGTTGGAGGCTGATATGTG GAGCATTGGAGTCATCACGTACATACT tttgaGCGGCGCCTCACCTTTCCTGGGTGAGACAAAGCAGGAAACGTTAGGGAACATCTCAGCCATGAGCTACCAATTTGACGAGGAGTTCTTCAACAACACCAGTGAGCTGGCCAAGAGCTTCATCAGACAGCTGCTGGTGAAAGACACAAG gAAACGAATGAACATACAAGAGGCGCTCAACCATCCGTGGATTAAG TCCTTCGCCGCCCCGGATGCTGAGCAGAAAGCCGAGGAGTTGAAGACCAAACGTCTCAAGGAATACACCGTCCAGTCCCGTTCCAGCATGACCGCAAACAACTCCTACGCCAGCTTTGAACGATTTGCCCGCGTGGTGGAGGACATCGCTTTGATGGAGAGCGAGGTGACACAGGTGGCGGGGGCCCGCCGTACCTTGCGAGATGACCTGGAGGCTCTGCTCGACATTTATAACGACAAAGAAGCCTGGTACAAAGAGGAGAACGAAAGCACCAGGAGGCAACTCTCCCGAGTCCGCTACGAGTATCGCAAAGTGGAAGCCACCAGGAGGCTGTTGAGGGAAGACCTGTCGGGCGTGGGCGCCAACTTGGGAAGCATCAGCGAGAAGTACCAGGAGAGGGAAAATCAGATGGACGCGCTGAGGCAGGAGCTGAACTCGGAGCTGCAGTGGCTGCAGGAGGTGGTTAGCTCTTTGGATCCACAGGGAGCACACGAGAGCTGTCTGGACATAGCGCTGAAGGAGCTGCTGCATCAGGGGACCCCAAAACCCCTCACAGAGTCAAATTGA
- the LOC133157036 gene encoding circadian-associated transcriptional repressor, whose amino-acid sequence MSATDSDNSIDWLASDTEDSTSEQESERTRDQSASPSTDSRWSQEASTRGRPSSCIETWGRNATELCKTQQGEKTKRRHSFAEDEGGQIISSQSEKGRLFTRKCMELQCYIQPLSSILNGLRSGRYRERLSSFQESVAMDRIQRILGVLQNPYLGEKYISIILKMEQMLKSWFPNITPLHQLAVTHAEEAVPTKKPKLSPVTPSAGASPVTISDTPLAAKPLRVTDLTPPGAYSASNLKWLHTSPICSATAEQGQGVLRHMASSRDLTQDSAVSSSTDRSANTDPVPSGPPPGKINAPCLERLLKSTESIIARKETSSALTDSSWS is encoded by the exons ATGTCTGCGACAGATTCGGATAACTCCATCGACTGGCTCGCTAGCGACACGGAGGACAGCACCAGCGAGCAGGAGTCGGAGAGGACTCGCGACCAGTCGGCCTCTCCTTCCACCGACAGCCGCTGGAGCCAGGAGGCGTCCACAAGGGGGCGTCCTTCCAGCTGCATAGAAACATGGGGGAGGAACGCCACCGAACTGTGTAAAACACAACAAGGCGAGAAGACCAAGCGACGCCACAGCTTCGCCGAGGATGAAGGAGGACAGATTATTTCCAGTCAGTCTGAGAAGGGGCGACTTTTCACCCGAAAG TGCATGGAGCTGCAATGTTACATTCAGCCTCTGTCATCCATCTTGAACGGCCTTCGTTCAGGGAGATACCGAGAAC GACTCAGCAGTTTCCAAGAGAGTGTTGCCATGGACAGAATCCAAAGGATCCTGGGTGTTCTGCAAAATCCCTACTTAGG GGAGAAATACATCAGTATAATTCTGAAAATGGAACAAATGCTGAAAAGTTGGTTCCCCAACATAACCCCCCTCCATCAACTGGCTGTCACCCACGCAGAGGAAGCAGTTCCTACCAAGAAACCGAAG CTTTCCCCAGTGACGCCAAGTGCAGGAGCGAGCCCTGTCACCATCAGCGATACCCCGCTGGCCGCCAAACCCTTGCGAGTCACCGACCTCACGCCTCCCGGAGCGTACTCGGCCAGCAACCTGAAATGGCTCCACACGTCCCCCATCTGCTCCGCAACAGCGGAGCAAGGCCAGGGCGTACTCCGGCACATGGCGTCCTCGAGAGACTTAACGCAGGACAGCGCCGTGTCCTCCAGCACAGATCGTTCGGCCAACACGGACCCTGTGCCCAGCGGGCCTCCGCCCGGTAAAATCAACGCGCCGTGTCTCGAGCGCCTCCTCAAGTCGACGGAAAGCATCATCGCCCGCAAGGAGACGTCGTCGGCTTTGACGGACAGCAGCTGGTCTTAG